Below is a window of Kiritimatiellia bacterium DNA.
GTGAATCTGTCCCTCAAAAAATACGCAACCGGCGGCAAACCGGCCGCGGCCCAGCCCGATGCGCCGCCCCAGTCAATGCCCGCAACGGCTTCCACACAAGAAGTTGCCGCCCCTCTGCCCGCCGCTCCGGACGAAAACAAACAAGCGGCCGCGGCCATGCACCGCAAAACATCCTTTTTGTGGCTGGTTGTGGCACTGATTGCGGTCCTGGCCGGAATCGCGGTTACGGCCGGAGTCGCGTTTCTGATCAAACGCGGGGTATCCGCGCGACAAGTCGTCGTTAACCCGCCGGCGCCGACACCGGAACAAGCCGCCGCCATCCCCGCCGCGAACGCGAACATTGCGGACATTCCTCCCCCGCCGGCGGAACGGACGGTCACCGCGCCAGCCGCCGAACCAATGCCGCAACAGATAACCGCAACGGCTGGAAAGGAGTCTCCTCCCGTCGCCGCCGAACCCAAACCGGTTGCCGTTAAGCCGCCGCCAGTCATGGCGAAAAAGCCGCCAGCGCCTCCCGTTCGCCCGCCCCTCAAATGGCCGGTGTTAAAATTAACTGGCATATTGCGCGGAATGGGGCCGAATGAAAGCACCGCGCTTATCAATGGCCGCATGATCGGCACAGGACAGACGATAGAGGGCGCGACCGTTGTTGAAGTCCAGACCGACGGTGTATTTCTCAAATACGGAGATGAAAAGAGATTTTTGAGGGTCGGCACAACCCTCTATTAAACCGTTCCGTTCAAAGAGATGACAGTTTTGCGGAGAAGTTCACGCCCGGATTGGCCTCTTTTTCAGCGCCATACGTTCAGACGATTTGCTTGCTCGCCGTCATGGCGCGGGTTCTGCCAGTAATTTTTTGATTTTGAGGAGATACTCGTCAAAATCATCCGGCGCGGCAATAAAGTAATGGCAATTTTTGCCGGTCAAACCTTCAATGTCCATTTTGAGTTGATCGTCGTATGGGTTGAGAATTACCACCAGCGCGTCATCGCCGATGGTTTCAAAAATAATGGCGCCGCGGTTTGTCATGAATTCCCACGAGAGCAGCGCGCAGACCTCTTTCTGGATTTCAAAACTGGCCAGGCAGATCATGGGCGTATTGCGGGCGGTGGCAACAAACGACATAATTCCGTTTATGTCCGCGTAATGACGGTCGTGCAACGCATGGAGCGTGGAAACGGGCATATCGCCGGCCCGGCCGGAATTTTCCGAGAGATCGTGCACGATCATTGAATACTCTTCCTGGCTGAGTTTCTTTGCCTGCAGGAGATTCCAGGCCATGGAAATCTCGGCGGAAATATGGCCGTGGCGGCTCGCGGCGGTCTGCCCGCTGTCAATGACTTCCGCCATCACTTTCCGGGACTGCAGGTTTTCCAGACGGGCGATGGCCTCCTGCACTTTCTGTTCCGACTGGTCAAGCGGTTTAAGTTTCTGCAGGACGTCCGGCGCGGCGTCTTCATCTCCTTCATCAGCCAGCACATTGGCAAGCCGCAGAAGATAATCTTGGGCCCGGGTATGGTCGCCTATTTTTTCATAGGCGTCGGCCAGCGTCTCCAGCGAAAAGCGGTCGTTGGGCATCACCTCCAGGATTTTTTCAAACTGCCCGATCGCGTTCCAGACATCCGCTTCGGTCTGGCTTAATCCTTTGGCGGAATTTTTAGTCATTTTTTTGAACGTTCCGTGAAGAGATACGGATATCATGCCGCGGTAAAAGACAAAGCTATGACATCCTGCCGGCCGCAGGACGGCGGCATTCACAAATCAATAACATTGCTTTCCGCCCCGCACGTTGTATATTTTCATCCCGAACATAGATATCATAAAACAAAGAAAGACCGGCAGGCAAGCAGAATCTTGCCGGAAAAGCTTCCCCGGAAAAATCATGTTGAATTTCCAGAGATATTTAAGAAAACAAAACAGGCTGATTGAACGGGCCCTGGACCGTTTTCTGCCGGCGGAGCGGCAGCCTCCGCAAATGCTTCACAAGGCTATGCGTTACAGCGTTTTGGCCGGCGGAAAACGACTCCGGCCGATTCTTTGCCTGGCCGCCGCGGAAGCGGTCGGCGGAAAGGAAAAAGACGCTCTCCTGCCCGCGCTGGCGGTGGAAATTCTCCATACTTATACCATGATTCACGACGACCTCCCCTGCATGGATGACGACGATTTGCGGCGCGGCAAGCCGACCGCGCACGTTGCTTTCGGCGAAGCTAACGCCGTCCTGGCCGGCGATGCGCTTCTGACGCTGGCCTTTGAATGGATCGCCGCCGCCGCGCCGCCGCCGCCATATGCTCCCCGCCGGTTGATTTTGGAGCTCGCCCGCGCCGCCGGCAACCGGGGCGTCATCGCCGGCCAGGTTGAAGATTTGGCCTGCGAAGGGAAAAAGCCGAGCGCGGCCAAGGTGTTCCGGATCCATTTTCATAAAACGGCCGCCCTGATCCGCGCCGCCGCGCGGATCGGCGCCATTTGCGGCGGGGCGGATAAAACCGAATTGGCGGCCATCAGCCGTTACGGCGAAAAGGGCGGGCTGGCCTTTCAGATCGCCGATGATATTCTCAACGAAACTTCATCGCCGGAAAGCATCGGCAAGGCCGCGGGCAGCGACCGCGCGCGCGGTAAAATGACTTATGTGGCGGTTTACGGCCTCAGCGGAGCCAAACAAACAGCGCGCCAACTGGCCGCAGAAGCGCGCAAACACCTGCGTCCTTTGCGCGGCAAAACCGAACCCCTGGCGGCCCTGGTGGATTTCATCGTGACGCGGAAAGTATAATTGCAACCGCCGGCGGGATTTTCCGGGCGGCAGAAAAAATGTTGAGCAAAATCATATTGATTTATAAATGGCTGGCGGCCCACAACCTGACGCGTTTTACGGCCGGCGCCGGACTGGGCGTCATCATTTGGACTTTTTCTTCCAACACGCTGCAGGACATTATCGTTTTCAGCGCATTTGTATATGCGCTCTTTTTCGCGGAGCGCGGAAAAGCCGCCTGGCGGCAGCCGGCCGGCATCGCGTTTGTTGTGCTCCTCTTCCACCACCTTGCCAGCCTGCCTTTCTCCGTTTCTCCGGAAATATCCGTGCATGATACCGGCCGCCTCTTTGAAGTTCTGGCGGGCGCTTTTGCCGTTCCGGTTGTTTTCAACACCGACCGTAAAATTGCGCGCGCCCTTTTTTACAGCGCCGCGGCCATTGCCCTGACGCTGGGCTGGGATTTGATCCGGATGAGTTATTATCTCGGGCCGGATATTTTTGCCAAGGCGCATTCATTCCAACCCTTCATTCTGAATCATTCCAATGTCGCCAGCATGATGGCCGGACTGGCGTTTTTTGTGTTTTTAAGCTTCGCATGGCGGTGGCG
It encodes the following:
- a CDS encoding polyprenyl synthetase family protein, which gives rise to MNFQRYLRKQNRLIERALDRFLPAERQPPQMLHKAMRYSVLAGGKRLRPILCLAAAEAVGGKEKDALLPALAVEILHTYTMIHDDLPCMDDDDLRRGKPTAHVAFGEANAVLAGDALLTLAFEWIAAAAPPPPYAPRRLILELARAAGNRGVIAGQVEDLACEGKKPSAAKVFRIHFHKTAALIRAAARIGAICGGADKTELAAISRYGEKGGLAFQIADDILNETSSPESIGKAAGSDRARGKMTYVAVYGLSGAKQTARQLAAEARKHLRPLRGKTEPLAALVDFIVTRKV